The Desulfonatronum lacustre DSM 10312 region CTTCGTCAGCGTTCCCCCGGACACCCCGGCCGCGGACCTGATTCCGATCATGGCCAACCTGCCCCATCCGTTGCCGGTCGTCGGCACTGACGGCAGACTGATGGGAGTGATCATTCGCGGGTCATTGCTGGCGGCCTTGGCCGAACGTGGGAGGAACAACGATGCCTAAAATACCTATTGGAGCGACCATTGAGGCGATCATCGACTTTTTGGTCACCAACTTCTCCTTTCTGACCATCGCCTTCACCAGGGTCATGGAGATCGTGATCCGGGCCATTGAAAACGGCCTGCTGTTCCTGCCGCCTTGGCTGTTCATTCTGCTTGCCGCCGGATTGACTTTCTGGCTGACCAAGAAACGAGGCATCGGTATCTTTACGCTGCTGGGCCTGGCCCTGATCTGGAACATGGGGTTGTGGGTGCCCACGGTGAGCACCATCACCCTGGTGCTCATCGCCACCCTGACCGCCCTGAGCATCGGCATTCCCATCGGGATATTGGCGGCCCTGCACAGCGGCGTGAACCGGGTCGTGCAGCCGGTTCTGGACGTCATGCAGACCATGCCGGCCTTCGTCTACCTGATCCCGGCGATCCCCTTTTTCGGTCTGGGCAAGGTGGCCGCCATCTTTGCCACGGTGATCTTCTCCATGCCCCCGGCCATTCGTCTAACCTGCCTGGGCATCAAGCAGGTGCCGCGCGAATTGGTGGAATGCGCCGACGCCTTCGGTTCCAACAAGTGGCAAAAGCTGTTCAAGCTGCAACTGCCCCTGGCCACGCCGACCATCATGGCCGGCGTCAACCAGACCGTGATGCTCGGCCTTTCCATGGTGGTCATCGCGGCCATGATCGGCGCACGGGGCCTGGGCGGCGAGGTCTGGCGGGCCATCCAGCGTCTGCAGATGGGCAGCGGCTTCGAAGCCGGTCTGGGCATCGTGATCGTGGCCATCATCCTGGACCGCGTCCTGCAGCACTTCGGCACCAAGAAAAACTAACCCTCAACCTAATCTGAAACCAAGGAGGTTTTATCATGATGAGTAAAAAACTGTTTCGCATCCTGCTGGCCCTGTCGGTCATTCTGTTGGTGACCGCCGGTACGGCGTCCGCTCAGGACAAGTCCGTGCGTATCGCCTACGTGGAATGGGACTGCGCCGCGGCCAGCACCCACGTGGTCCAGGCGGCTCTGGAAGAAATGGGCTATGACGTGGAAATTCTACCCGTGGCCGCCGCGGCCATGTGGCAGGCCGTGGGCACCGGCAACGTGGACGGGATGGTCACCGCCTGGCTGCCCGTGACCCACGCCGACTACTACGAGCGAGTCAAGGACTCCGTGGTAGACCTGGGCCCCATTGTCGGCGGCGCCAAGCTGGGTTGGGCCGTACCCTCCTACGTGACCATCGACTCCATCGCTGAAATGAACGACCATGCGGACAAGTTCAACGGTCGGATCATCGGCATCGATCCGGGCGCCGGCCTGATGCGCCTGTCCGAAGACGCGGTGCGTGAATACGGTCTTACCAAGTTTGAATTGATCGAAGGCAGCGACGCCACCATGACCGGGGCCCTGAGCAACGCCGTGGACCGCGATGAATGGGTGGTCGTCACAGCTTGGTCCCCGCACTGGATGTTCGGCGTCTGGGATCTGAAGTACCTGGACGACCCCAAGGGCATCCTGGGCGGCGAAGAAAGCATCCACACCATCGTCCGCCAGGGCCTTGAGGAAGACAAGCCGGAAGTCTACAACTTCCTGAAGAACTTCGCCTATGAAAGCCCCAACCAGTTGCAGATGATCATGGCCTGGAACCAGGAATCCGGCGCGGACCGCCTGGAAAACGCCAAGCGTTTTCTGCGCGAAAACCCGGAGCAGTTCGAGAGCTGGAAGAAATAGACTCCTTGCCTCTTATACGAACAAACAAAAAGGCCGCCCATTGGGCGGCCTTTTTGTTTGCGCGGCGCGTCTCCGTGCCGGCCCCTAAAGCCATCGCCAAAACTTCACCCGAAAAGAACGGTTCTCATCTCCCGCAATGCCGCCTGACCATTTCCTCCAAGTCCTCGATCCGGACCGGCTTGGCCAGATAGTCGTTCATCCCCACGTTCAGGAAGCTCTCCCTGTCCCCGGGCATGGCTTTGGCGGAAAGCGCGATAATCGGAATGTCCTTGATGCGTCGCAGGCTTTCCCAGGTTCGGATGGCTTTCGTGGTCTCAATGCCGTCCATTTGCGGCATTTGCACGTCCATCAGGACGCAATCGAAATTGTCCGTTGCCAGCAGGTCCAAGGCCTTTCGACCATCCTCGGCCACAGCGACGTGATGTCCGACACGCTCCAGCAACAACCGCACGGTGATCTGATTGGCCGGATCGTCCTCGGCATAAAGGATGCTCAGCCCTCCTTTCTTTTCTCCGGGCCATGTTCCTGGACGATCCAGATCCCCGGTACCGCCTTCGGGCATCATGAGCGGCAAAAGCACATGGAACGTAGAGCCTTCTCCCGGAACGCTCTCCACGGAAAGGTTTCCCTCCATCAAATCCACCAGCCGCTTGACGATGGTCAATCCCAGCCCCGCGCCCTGATATTTGCGGGTGATGGAGGAGTCCTGCTGTACGAACGGCTTGAACAGATCATCGAGTCGGTCCTCCTGCATGCCGATCCCGGTGTCGGACACCGAAATCAGCACGCGCAGCCGATTTCCCCGATTCATCCCCACCGGCGCGACGTCCACGCGGACCAGTCCCTTTTCAGTAAACTTCACGGCATTGCCGATCAGGTTGAAAAGAATCTGGCGCACCCGGACCGCGTCGCCCAGCAGAGTGGCCGGAATGGCCGGATCATACCGTCCTTCCAGACGGATGTTCTTCTCTTCGGCCGGCAGTGAGAACAAATCCATGGCCGAATCCGCCACGTCCCGAAGATTGATCCGGTCCTTATGAACTTCCACCTGGCCCGAGTCGATGCTGCAAATGTCCAGAATGTCCGAAAGCAGCGCGGCCAGGCGCTCCGCCGAGGTCAAGGCCAACCCCATGAAGCGCTTTTGATCAGGGTCCAACGGCGTGGTTTGCATCAACTGCAACAGGCCCATGATTCCGTTGAGCGGCGTGCGGATCTCATGGCTCATGTTCGCAAGAAACGCGCTCTTGACCTCGTTGGCGGCCTCGGCCGCCTTTTTGGCCACCACCAGAGCCTCGTGAGCGGCTTTCTTGTCCCGACGGTTCTCCGCCTCCTTAAGTTCCCGCATGACCGCCGGCGCGAGCCTGGCCAGCTTGTCCTTCATGACGAAATCATGCACCCCGGCCTTCATGGTCTCCACGGCCATCTCCTCGCCGATGCTCCCGGAAACCAGGATGAACGGGATGTCCAGGCCGCTGCGCTTCAGAACGTCGAGGGCCTGGAACGAATCGAACTCGGGCATGACGTGGTCGGAAACGATCAGGTCCCAGGGCTCCGATCCCAAGGCGTCTTGCATGGCCTGCCTCGTTTCCACCCGCTTATGGACCAGCTCCAGCCCGGCCTTTTTCAAGGCCCGGACAACCAGCAACACGTCGTCTTCGGAGTCTTCAACGATCAGTACGCGCAACACGGACATTTTCATCCTCCCTTGGGAAGCGGGGGTGATTCATTCAACACCAGCCAGTACAGACCGAGCTGACGGACGGCGTCTATGAATTGCTGAAAATCCACCGGCTTACGGATATAGCTGTTAGCGCCGAGGCTGTAGGTCTCCAACCGGTCCCGCTCCTCGCTGGAAGAGGTCAGCATGACCACGGGCAGCAGCTTGGTCGACTCGTTGGCGCGAATCCGGCGCAGCACCTCGATGCCGTCCAGTCGCGGGAGCTTGATGTCCAGAAGGACCACCTGCGGCTGAACGCCCACGTCCCTCCCGGCATACGCCCCCTGCCCGAAAAGGTAGTCCAAGGCCTCCACCCCGTCTTCAGCCACCACCAACTCGTTCAAAATGTTATTTTTTTGTAGTGCTCTCCGAGTGAGTAGGACATCATCGGGATTGTCCTCCACCAGGAGAATGATTTTGCGAGACAT contains the following coding sequences:
- a CDS encoding response regulator, with amino-acid sequence MSRKIILLVEDNPDDVLLTRRALQKNNILNELVVAEDGVEALDYLFGQGAYAGRDVGVQPQVVLLDIKLPRLDGIEVLRRIRANESTKLLPVVMLTSSSEERDRLETYSLGANSYIRKPVDFQQFIDAVRQLGLYWLVLNESPPLPKGG
- a CDS encoding glycine betaine ABC transporter substrate-binding protein → MMSKKLFRILLALSVILLVTAGTASAQDKSVRIAYVEWDCAAASTHVVQAALEEMGYDVEILPVAAAAMWQAVGTGNVDGMVTAWLPVTHADYYERVKDSVVDLGPIVGGAKLGWAVPSYVTIDSIAEMNDHADKFNGRIIGIDPGAGLMRLSEDAVREYGLTKFELIEGSDATMTGALSNAVDRDEWVVVTAWSPHWMFGVWDLKYLDDPKGILGGEESIHTIVRQGLEEDKPEVYNFLKNFAYESPNQLQMIMAWNQESGADRLENAKRFLRENPEQFESWKK
- a CDS encoding response regulator codes for the protein MSVLRVLIVEDSEDDVLLVVRALKKAGLELVHKRVETRQAMQDALGSEPWDLIVSDHVMPEFDSFQALDVLKRSGLDIPFILVSGSIGEEMAVETMKAGVHDFVMKDKLARLAPAVMRELKEAENRRDKKAAHEALVVAKKAAEAANEVKSAFLANMSHEIRTPLNGIMGLLQLMQTTPLDPDQKRFMGLALTSAERLAALLSDILDICSIDSGQVEVHKDRINLRDVADSAMDLFSLPAEEKNIRLEGRYDPAIPATLLGDAVRVRQILFNLIGNAVKFTEKGLVRVDVAPVGMNRGNRLRVLISVSDTGIGMQEDRLDDLFKPFVQQDSSITRKYQGAGLGLTIVKRLVDLMEGNLSVESVPGEGSTFHVLLPLMMPEGGTGDLDRPGTWPGEKKGGLSILYAEDDPANQITVRLLLERVGHHVAVAEDGRKALDLLATDNFDCVLMDVQMPQMDGIETTKAIRTWESLRRIKDIPIIALSAKAMPGDRESFLNVGMNDYLAKPVRIEDLEEMVRRHCGR
- a CDS encoding ABC transporter permease, which encodes MPKIPIGATIEAIIDFLVTNFSFLTIAFTRVMEIVIRAIENGLLFLPPWLFILLAAGLTFWLTKKRGIGIFTLLGLALIWNMGLWVPTVSTITLVLIATLTALSIGIPIGILAALHSGVNRVVQPVLDVMQTMPAFVYLIPAIPFFGLGKVAAIFATVIFSMPPAIRLTCLGIKQVPRELVECADAFGSNKWQKLFKLQLPLATPTIMAGVNQTVMLGLSMVVIAAMIGARGLGGEVWRAIQRLQMGSGFEAGLGIVIVAIILDRVLQHFGTKKN